A DNA window from Loxodonta africana isolate mLoxAfr1 chromosome 7, mLoxAfr1.hap2, whole genome shotgun sequence contains the following coding sequences:
- the LOC100654001 gene encoding olfactory receptor 4A15-like has product MEQRNNVTEFVLLGLTQNLQSQKIFFVLFLFIYIVTMVGNLLIVVTVVVSPLLDAPMYFFLGYLSFMDAVYSTTVTPNMIIDLLYGKKTFSFQACMTQLFIGHLFGGAEVLLLVVMACDRYMAICKPLHYMMIMSQRVCALLLLVACIGGFVHAVVQLLFIYNLPFCGPNVIDHFICDMYPLLKLACTDTYIIGLTVVANDGAICVVIFTVLLIFYGVILHSLKNLSQEGRRKALSTCGSHITVVALFFIPCIFMYVRPPSTLPIDKILTVFCTVISPMLNLLIYTLRNAEMKNAMKKIWTRKRK; this is encoded by the coding sequence ATGGAACAAAGGAACAATGTGACTGAATTTGTCCTCTTGGGCCTCACTCAGAATCTCCAGagtcagaaaatattttttgttttgttcttgttcaTCTACATTGTGACAATGGTGGGCAACCTCCTCATTGTTGTGACTGTGGTGGTCAGCCCACTACTAGATGCCCctatgtacttctttcttggctACTTATCATTTATGGATGCTGTTTATTCTACTACAGTTACCCCAAACATGATTATAGACTTACTCTATGggaagaaaacattttctttccAAGCTTGCATGACTCAGCTTTTTATAGGACACTTATTTGGTGGTGCTGAGGTTTTACTTCTGGTGGTCATGGCTTGTGACCGCTACATGGCTATCTGTAAACCCCTGCATTATATGATGATCATGAGCCAACGGgtatgtgctctgctgctgttggtGGCCTGCATTGGAGGTTTTGTGCATGCTGTAGTTCAGCTTCTCTTTATTTACAACCttcccttctgtggccccaatgtcatAGACCACTTCATCTGTGACATGTACCCCTTATTAAAACTTGCCTGCACTGACACTTATATCATTGGTCTCACTGTGGTTGCCAATGATGGGGCAATATGTGTGGTCATTTTTACGGTGTTACTCATCTTCTATGGAGTCATTCTACATTCCCTGAAGAATCTTAGTCAGGAAGGGAGGCGCAAAGCCTTATCCACCTGTGGCTCCCACATCACTGTGGTGGCCCTCTTCTTTATCCcttgtatttttatgtatgtgagACCTCCCTCCACCTTACCAATAGATAAAATTTTGACTGTATTTTGCACTGTCATCTCTCCTATGTTGAACCTCTTAATCTATACTCTGAGAAATGCAGAGATGAAAAACGCCATGAAGAAGATCTGGACCAGAAAACGCAAATGA